TTTTTATTTTGTGTCAACATTTTTTTATTTTTATTTTTAATTTTTTTTCAATACACTCTTCTAGTTTAGTAAAATCAAGGATTAATTCCTCTTTTTTTTCTTTCTTTAAATGTTTAAAAAAGTATTCAACTCTACTAGCATCTCCTCTCCCATAACAAATAAAATATAATTCTACTCTCTCTACTCCTCTACTTTTTGTATATTTAGCCCCTCTTTTTTCCATATGTTCTCTATATCTTCTCTCCATATCAGTAGTTATTCCTGTATATAGAGAGGAATCTTTACATCTCAATACATAAATATAATATTTTTTTAAATCTTCCATATCTATATTTTATAATATTTTTCTTAAAATTGAAACAATATCTATAAATTCCTGTTTGACTTTTAATATAAAAAATAATAATATCTAATTAAGAGACTAGATAGAAAGGAGGTTTAATGGATAATTTTAATAAAAATCGACTTAAAAAAATTGAGTTTATATCTATATTACTTATTGGACTTATTATTCTAGGTTTTTCTGCTTATGTTTTTTATGAGCGGGAGAATGTTATCTCAGGTATATTAAGAATAATAGCCTCTCCTGCAATTTTAATTACAGATTTTCTAGTTATTGGTGGAATAGGAGCTGCCTTTCTCAATGCATTTTTAATTTTTCTATTTAATTTTACTCTATCTAGGTTACTTAAAGTTGAGATAAATGGGCTTCTAATTGCTTCTTTTTTCACAGTTTTTGGTTTCTCTTTCTTTGGAAAGAATATTTTAAATATCTTACCATTCTATCTCGGAGGTATTCTCTATAGCATATATGAGCATATTGATTTTAAGGATATCTTTGTCACAATCTCCTTTACAAGTGCCTTAGCTCCATTTGTAAGTGAGGTGGCATTCAGAGTTGACACAACCGATACATCATATATTAATGCTATAGCTCTCGGTATCATTATCGGATTTATAGTAACTCCACTAGCTAAAAAAATGGCTGGATTCCATGAGGGACTGAACCTCTATAATCTTGGTTTTACAGGTGGTATTCTTGGAGCAGTTATAACCTCGATTTTAAAACTATTTAATTTTACAATCACTCCTCAGAGAATTATCTCCACTGAGTATGATTTAGCACTGAAAATAATCTGTGGTTCAATATTTTTAACTCTAATTATAATTGGATTTTTTATAAATGAGAGTTCCTTTAAAGGATATACAACTCTTCTAAAAGATAGTGGACTGAAATCAGATTTTGTAAAAAAATATGGTTATGGTTTAACATTTATCAATATGGGGGTAATGGGTTTTGTTGCCACTATATTTGTACTTCTTTTAAAAGAGACACTAAACGGTCCGCTACTTGCTGGTATTCTAACAGTAGTTGGATTTTCAGCCTATGGAAAACACTTTAAAAATACAATACCAATTCTTTTAGGTGTTTATCTAGCTGGTTGGGGAAGTTCTACAAATGGTTTTACAATTGCTCTCTCTGCACTATTTGGAACATCTTTAGCTCCTGTAGCTGGAGTATATGGTGTTGTCTGGGGAGTTATTGCTGGTTGGTTACACCTAGCTGTAGTGCAAAGTATAGGTTCTGTACATGGTGGACTTAACCTCTATAACAATGGATTTTCAGCTGGAATTGTAGCTGGATTTTTACTACCAATCATGGAGATGATTAAGGATCGTAAAGACAAAGAGAGATTAAAATATTTAAAAAGAAAAAAACAGATTTATGATGCTATAATAGAGGAAAGAGAAAGAATGAATAAAGGAGATTAGTTATGAATACTGAAGATTTAAAATTTTTAAAAATCGCTGTTGAAAA
The Fusobacterium sp. SYSU M8D902 genome window above contains:
- a CDS encoding GIY-YIG nuclease family protein → MEDLKKYYIYVLRCKDSSLYTGITTDMERRYREHMEKRGAKYTKSRGVERVELYFICYGRGDASRVEYFFKHLKKEKKEELILDFTKLEECIEKKLKIKIKKC
- a CDS encoding DUF1576 domain-containing protein, with amino-acid sequence MDNFNKNRLKKIEFISILLIGLIILGFSAYVFYERENVISGILRIIASPAILITDFLVIGGIGAAFLNAFLIFLFNFTLSRLLKVEINGLLIASFFTVFGFSFFGKNILNILPFYLGGILYSIYEHIDFKDIFVTISFTSALAPFVSEVAFRVDTTDTSYINAIALGIIIGFIVTPLAKKMAGFHEGLNLYNLGFTGGILGAVITSILKLFNFTITPQRIISTEYDLALKIICGSIFLTLIIIGFFINESSFKGYTTLLKDSGLKSDFVKKYGYGLTFINMGVMGFVATIFVLLLKETLNGPLLAGILTVVGFSAYGKHFKNTIPILLGVYLAGWGSSTNGFTIALSALFGTSLAPVAGVYGVVWGVIAGWLHLAVVQSIGSVHGGLNLYNNGFSAGIVAGFLLPIMEMIKDRKDKERLKYLKRKKQIYDAIIEERERMNKGD